A stretch of the Myxococcaceae bacterium JPH2 genome encodes the following:
- a CDS encoding RnfABCDGE type electron transport complex subunit D yields the protein MGSLVPRAQPCARARRLPGLEAVAPGGRRRGRHGDGRARAASRGRQGHPRDWRGGRGDSARWASPRRTGGWRQRALRQAQPGASLRPGGGSHQHAHHRARVMAKCLWTAPAPTTLAHAWLAHPAAGARELGGHAMKTWAGSLRLGGLRRFAVAITVLNLLGHSVLGFEMAWAHPLVALGTAYAMELMLEWLEARAQGRAPRFTGGVKALVDFLLPAHITGLAVAMLLYANARLAPVAFASAVAIASKALFRAPVEGTWRHFLNPSNFGISVTLVAFPSVGIAPPYQFTENLFGVGDWVLPAVIVCTGTFLNARFTQRLPLIAGWLGGFALQAMLRAWLMNGAIMPPLMPMTGVAFVLYTFYMVTDPGTTPRQPLAQVLFGASVAAAYSLLVGRHIVFDLFFSLTLVCLARGALLYARALLPRRDAPPAALATSAGGEPHS from the coding sequence ATGGGCTCCCTCGTACCTCGCGCACAACCGTGCGCCCGCGCCCGGCGCCTTCCTGGGCTTGAGGCTGTTGCGCCCGGTGGGCGGCGACGCGGGCGGCACGGTGACGGTCGTGCCCGGGCTGCCTCGCGAGGGAGGCAAGGCCACCCCCGTGATTGGCGCGGCGGCCGAGGTGATTCTGCCCGATGGGCGTCACCTCGTCGGACAGGTGGATGGCGGCAACGGGCACTCCGGCAAGCGCAGCCCGGAGCTTCACTTCGGCCTGGGGGTGGTTCCCATCAACACGCCCATCACCGTGCGCGTGTCATGGCGAAGTGCCTCTGGACAGCTCCAGCACCAACAACTCTCGCTCACGCCTGGCTGGCACACCCTGCTGCTGGGGCGCGTGAACTCGGAGGTCACGCCATGAAGACCTGGGCCGGCTCGCTTCGCCTCGGGGGCCTTCGCCGCTTCGCTGTCGCCATCACCGTCCTCAATCTCCTGGGACACTCGGTGCTGGGGTTCGAGATGGCCTGGGCCCATCCGCTCGTCGCGCTGGGTACGGCGTACGCGATGGAGCTGATGCTGGAATGGCTGGAGGCGCGCGCGCAGGGACGCGCGCCGCGCTTCACGGGAGGCGTGAAGGCACTCGTCGACTTCCTCCTGCCCGCGCACATCACCGGCCTGGCGGTGGCCATGCTGCTGTATGCCAATGCGCGCCTTGCTCCCGTGGCCTTCGCGTCGGCGGTGGCGATCGCGTCCAAGGCCCTGTTTCGCGCGCCTGTCGAAGGGACGTGGCGCCACTTCCTCAATCCCTCCAACTTCGGCATCAGCGTGACGCTGGTGGCGTTCCCCTCCGTGGGGATCGCACCGCCGTACCAGTTCACCGAGAACCTATTCGGCGTGGGCGACTGGGTATTGCCTGCCGTCATCGTCTGCACGGGGACGTTCCTCAATGCGCGCTTCACGCAGCGACTGCCGCTCATCGCCGGGTGGCTCGGAGGCTTCGCGTTGCAGGCGATGCTCCGCGCGTGGCTGATGAATGGCGCCATCATGCCGCCGCTCATGCCCATGACGGGCGTGGCCTTCGTCCTCTACACCTTCTACATGGTGACGGATCCCGGGACGACGCCGCGCCAGCCCTTGGCCCAGGTGCTGTTCGGCGCCAGCGTGGCCGCCGCCTACAGCCTGCTGGTGGGCCGGCACATCGTCTTCGACCTCTTCTTCTCCCTGACGCTGGTGTGCCTGGCACGCGGCGCCCTGCTGTACGCGCGCGCCCTGCTCCCCCGACGTGACGCTCCGCCCGCTGCCCTCGCCACCTCAGCGGGGGGTGAGCCGCACTCATGA
- a CDS encoding DUF1702 family protein, giving the protein MPATPLRDDVKESPPGSAPPEPLGDTRTSWLPRLAAVARRGVFGLADSEASFARRGFRGAGGSTQAHLEHIGRTFILGYNTALETPRADGLVPRLQHVDVSMRGFAFEGAAMALALLDTLTPWGPSRVNAFLEGGAQSHVYMVHVGAGWAWARLHRDARRARAAMDPLLGWLGVDGYGFHQGYFHPQQFIERRARPGLGGYADRAFDQGLGRSLWFVEGAHVERVVSRIWSFPTSRRADLWAGVGLACTYAGGVEREALGVLRDAADDHLPALRQGVVFAARARERAGNPVPHVTWACEVLCGRGFSETAALAESALEACGPEDSEDAPRFERWRQNIQRAVAPPARSS; this is encoded by the coding sequence ATGCCCGCAACGCCGCTTCGCGACGATGTGAAGGAATCCCCTCCAGGCTCGGCGCCGCCCGAGCCCCTCGGTGACACTCGAACGTCCTGGCTGCCACGGCTCGCCGCGGTCGCACGGCGAGGCGTCTTCGGGCTCGCGGACTCCGAGGCGTCCTTCGCGCGGCGTGGCTTTCGCGGCGCGGGAGGCTCCACGCAGGCCCACCTGGAGCACATCGGTCGCACGTTCATCCTCGGCTACAACACGGCGCTGGAGACGCCGCGCGCGGACGGACTCGTGCCTCGGCTCCAGCACGTCGATGTCAGCATGCGTGGCTTCGCGTTCGAAGGCGCGGCCATGGCGCTGGCGTTGCTGGACACGCTCACGCCCTGGGGCCCATCGCGCGTGAATGCATTCCTGGAGGGCGGCGCGCAGTCTCATGTGTACATGGTGCACGTGGGCGCCGGATGGGCCTGGGCGCGCCTGCACCGCGACGCGCGACGCGCGCGCGCGGCGATGGATCCCCTGCTTGGCTGGCTGGGCGTGGATGGCTACGGCTTCCATCAGGGGTACTTCCATCCCCAGCAGTTCATCGAGCGACGCGCACGCCCCGGGCTGGGCGGCTATGCGGACCGCGCGTTCGACCAGGGCCTGGGGCGCAGCCTGTGGTTCGTGGAGGGCGCGCACGTCGAGCGCGTGGTGTCACGAATCTGGAGCTTCCCCACGTCCCGGCGCGCGGACCTGTGGGCCGGCGTGGGGCTGGCGTGCACCTACGCGGGTGGCGTGGAGCGCGAGGCATTGGGGGTGCTGCGGGACGCCGCGGACGACCACCTGCCGGCCCTGCGCCAGGGCGTCGTCTTCGCGGCGCGGGCGCGAGAGCGGGCGGGCAATCCCGTTCCCCATGTCACCTGGGCCTGCGAGGTGTTGTGCGGTCGCGGCTTCAGCGAGACCGCGGCCCTCGCCGAGTCCGCCCTGGAGGCCTGCGGCCCAGAAGACAGTGAAGACGCACCGCGCTTCGAGCGCTGGCGCCAGAACATCCAACGGGCCGTCGCGCCCCCCGCGAGGTCCTCATGA
- a CDS encoding SRPBCC domain-containing protein — MHVVTLRAPISHPPEDVWRDLTEGPRLSRWFADSGDLGPEGSFCFDFGDGDCFLGQVTRWVPERFLGWEWRFMGLGPVFHIQFELVPEAAGTLVGVTDRGARTSAEADSLRAGWVDFLSRLERFVTTGRTSRYEWSQTIGTAALTREPPRTVLGTMSDPRWWRSGFEGADVALHSPGPNQVVADFHRADWGSAETRAVVTVEASRGGAYVGITHEGWTALPPALQLPERRRFAALWARLLAGLEGHSWGQAALLFALMGPWLATR; from the coding sequence ATGCATGTCGTCACCCTGCGGGCCCCCATCTCTCATCCCCCCGAGGACGTCTGGAGGGATCTCACCGAGGGGCCTCGGCTGTCGCGGTGGTTCGCTGACTCGGGCGACCTGGGCCCCGAGGGCTCGTTCTGCTTCGATTTCGGAGATGGAGACTGCTTCCTGGGTCAGGTGACCCGCTGGGTCCCTGAGCGCTTCCTGGGCTGGGAATGGCGCTTCATGGGCCTCGGGCCTGTCTTCCACATCCAGTTCGAGCTGGTTCCGGAGGCAGCGGGGACGCTGGTGGGAGTCACCGATCGCGGCGCGCGCACCTCCGCCGAAGCAGACAGCCTGCGCGCGGGCTGGGTGGACTTCCTGTCGCGCCTGGAGCGCTTCGTCACCACGGGCCGGACGTCTCGCTATGAGTGGAGCCAGACCATTGGCACCGCGGCCCTGACGCGCGAGCCGCCCCGAACGGTGTTGGGGACGATGAGCGATCCGCGCTGGTGGCGCAGCGGCTTCGAGGGCGCGGACGTGGCCCTGCACTCACCCGGGCCGAATCAGGTGGTGGCGGACTTCCACCGCGCGGACTGGGGCAGCGCGGAGACGCGCGCCGTGGTCACGGTGGAGGCGTCACGGGGAGGCGCCTACGTGGGCATCACCCACGAAGGCTGGACCGCGCTGCCGCCCGCGCTGCAGCTCCCGGAGCGACGGCGCTTCGCCGCCCTGTGGGCCCGCCTGCTCGCGGGGCTGGAGGGCCACTCCTGGGGACAGGCCGCGCTGCTGTTCGCCCTGATGGGGCCGTGGCTGGCGACACGGTGA
- a CDS encoding alpha/beta fold hydrolase, producing the protein MPHITTEDGHSLHYRDVGQGPAVLLLHAFPLTGASFDAQVAALSSRYRFILPDHRGFGRTAPGEGPLEMSRIARDALALLDALQVDSAVVGGVSMGGYAAMALLREDAGRVRGLVLVDTQATADDDAGRERREANAREALEHGPEAVVKSLLPKLVAEGPDSPVGRWVAAQMREASPTGLAAAQRGMGLRPDSKDMLARYAGPALVVVGEQDAITPLEKAQQMAGLVAGARLELIRGAAHLSNQERPEEFNAVLRSFLDSL; encoded by the coding sequence ATGCCACACATCACGACCGAGGATGGCCATTCCCTGCACTACCGCGACGTGGGCCAGGGCCCGGCGGTGCTGTTGCTGCATGCCTTTCCGCTCACGGGCGCCTCGTTCGACGCGCAGGTCGCGGCGCTGTCATCGCGCTACCGCTTCATCCTCCCGGACCACCGCGGCTTCGGGCGGACGGCGCCCGGCGAGGGCCCGCTCGAGATGAGCCGCATCGCTCGGGATGCGCTGGCCCTGCTCGACGCGCTCCAGGTGGACTCCGCGGTGGTGGGCGGCGTCTCCATGGGAGGCTATGCGGCCATGGCGCTCCTGCGAGAGGACGCGGGCCGGGTGCGTGGACTCGTGCTGGTGGACACGCAGGCCACCGCGGATGACGACGCGGGCCGGGAGCGGCGTGAGGCCAACGCACGCGAGGCCCTGGAGCACGGACCCGAGGCCGTCGTGAAGAGCCTGCTGCCCAAGCTGGTCGCCGAGGGCCCCGACTCGCCCGTGGGCCGTTGGGTCGCGGCCCAGATGCGCGAGGCCTCGCCCACCGGACTCGCCGCCGCCCAGCGCGGCATGGGCCTTCGCCCCGACAGCAAGGACATGCTCGCGCGCTACGCGGGGCCGGCCCTCGTGGTGGTGGGCGAGCAGGACGCCATCACGCCCCTGGAGAAGGCCCAGCAGATGGCGGGGCTGGTGGCGGGCGCGCGATTGGAGCTCATCCGTGGCGCGGCGCACCTGTCCAACCAGGAGCGGCCCGAGGAGTTCAACGCCGTGCTGAGAAGCTTCCTCGACTCGCTGTGA
- the corA gene encoding magnesium/cobalt transporter CorA yields the protein MIQVCLLEDGKILTGGEELLDRPGRKWIDVSEPTEEVMGRLATRYGLHRLAVEDTLHLDQRPKLEEYPGHQFIVLQGFTRGADVCQLTLHEHHFFLAEDWLISVHSLNFPGFESVSKRVKDDPRTLQERGTDFILYMLADTLVDAQFPILDSFSEELEDLEVAIFERPDRSQLQRIFELKRMLVTLRRVLSPQRDVVSLLSRRGVPFIHERTTLYFRDVYDHLVRLYEQIDAGRDIVGNAMDGYLSMVANKTNDITKQLTIFATLFLPLSFIVGFFGQNFDVLSTPQHYTAMWAMIVGFPLGLIAWFKYKQWL from the coding sequence ATGATTCAGGTCTGTCTGCTGGAGGACGGCAAGATCCTCACGGGCGGCGAGGAACTGCTCGACCGACCGGGCCGCAAGTGGATCGACGTCAGCGAACCGACCGAGGAAGTCATGGGTCGGCTGGCCACGCGCTACGGACTGCACCGACTCGCGGTGGAGGACACGCTCCACCTGGATCAACGGCCCAAGCTGGAGGAATACCCGGGCCACCAGTTCATCGTCCTCCAGGGCTTCACGCGGGGTGCGGACGTGTGTCAGCTCACGCTGCACGAGCACCACTTCTTCCTCGCCGAAGACTGGCTCATCAGCGTGCACTCGCTGAACTTCCCGGGGTTCGAGTCGGTGTCCAAGCGGGTGAAGGATGATCCGCGAACGCTCCAGGAGCGGGGCACGGACTTCATCCTGTACATGCTCGCCGACACGTTGGTGGACGCGCAGTTCCCCATCCTCGACAGCTTCAGCGAGGAGTTGGAGGACCTGGAGGTGGCCATCTTCGAGCGGCCGGATCGCTCCCAGCTCCAGCGCATCTTCGAGCTGAAGCGGATGCTGGTGACGCTGCGGCGCGTGCTGTCCCCGCAGCGGGACGTGGTGAGCCTGCTGTCGCGCCGAGGCGTACCGTTCATCCACGAGCGCACGACGCTCTACTTCCGCGATGTGTATGACCACCTGGTGCGGCTGTACGAGCAGATCGACGCGGGCCGGGACATCGTGGGCAACGCCATGGATGGCTATCTCTCCATGGTGGCGAACAAGACGAACGACATCACCAAGCAGCTCACCATCTTCGCCACGTTGTTCCTGCCCCTGTCCTTCATCGTGGGCTTCTTCGGGCAGAACTTCGACGTGCTTTCGACGCCGCAGCACTACACCGCGATGTGGGCGATGATCGTCGGGTTCCCGCTGGGGCTCATCGCCTGGTTCAAATACAAGCAGTGGCTCTGA
- a CDS encoding HAD-IIB family hydrolase, whose amino-acid sequence MPRPLREADLSAVRGVFTDVDGTLTTGHKLRSQTIQALERLSASGLRVVLVSGRPAGWGEAWARQLPVDGVIVENGGLFFTRNARGALRKVYAEPPAERAANRKRLTTEVRRVLARVPGARLSVDSAYTEVDLAVDYNEEARLGDAGAARIESLLRERGVTAVRSSVHVNCWLGRFDKLSATRLFARRVWGERLDPTDSRYVYAGDSFNDAPMFQAFALGVGVANVRAVLDRIDAPPAFITRAPEGRGFEELAKAILARRGRPGREE is encoded by the coding sequence ATGCCCCGGCCGCTCCGGGAGGCGGACCTGTCCGCGGTGCGCGGTGTGTTCACGGACGTGGACGGTACGCTGACCACGGGCCACAAGCTGCGCAGCCAGACGATCCAGGCCCTGGAGCGCCTGTCGGCCTCGGGCCTGCGCGTGGTGCTGGTGAGCGGTCGGCCGGCGGGGTGGGGCGAGGCCTGGGCCCGCCAGCTCCCCGTGGACGGCGTCATCGTGGAGAACGGCGGCCTGTTCTTCACCCGGAACGCCCGGGGCGCGCTGCGCAAGGTGTACGCCGAGCCGCCCGCCGAGCGCGCGGCCAACCGCAAGCGCCTGACGACCGAGGTGCGGCGGGTGCTGGCCCGCGTTCCAGGGGCGCGGCTGTCCGTGGACAGCGCGTACACCGAGGTGGACCTCGCGGTGGACTACAACGAGGAGGCCCGCCTGGGGGACGCGGGCGCCGCGCGCATCGAGTCGCTGCTGCGCGAGCGAGGCGTCACGGCGGTGCGCTCATCGGTGCACGTCAACTGCTGGCTCGGCCGGTTCGACAAGCTGAGCGCGACGCGCCTGTTCGCCCGGCGCGTCTGGGGCGAGCGCCTGGACCCCACCGACTCCCGCTATGTGTATGCGGGGGATTCTTTCAACGACGCTCCGATGTTCCAGGCATTTGCCCTGGGCGTGGGCGTGGCCAACGTGCGCGCGGTGCTGGACCGCATCGACGCGCCGCCGGCATTCATCACCCGGGCACCCGAGGGGCGGGGCTTCGAGGAGCTGGCGAAAGCCATCCTCGCCCGCCGCGGGCGGCCGGGTCGCGAGGAGTGA
- a CDS encoding class I SAM-dependent rRNA methyltransferase: MDFVKLELARGLGRHLRAGHPWVFRKALEHVPRIPAGCVVDLTENGKFVARGYYDPHSAIAVRVLTRDPRQPVDAAFITQRVVRALTARRELIDLTDTDSYRLIHGEGDGLPGVVVDLYAGWAVMKLYSAGLTPYRPLIVEALKAGVPGLKGVLGRDEVGRDDVDEDDGRGSGRMLWGTDAPELIPIRERGVTFLVDAWRGQKTGFFLDQRENRHLIRRLSQGRDVLNCFSFSGGFSVNAAMGGARSVFSVDQDPDAIALARENFTRNGLPAEKHDFLAADVFKLIQSFKDEGRTFDLIVLDPPAFAKSQRAVEAAVDGYASLNRQALAILRPGGLLATASCSARVSPDMFMGAVREAGFKTGVDLALVEERYQPPDHPVRLQFPEGKYLKFYVLQAV, encoded by the coding sequence GTGGATTTCGTGAAGTTGGAGCTGGCCCGCGGCCTGGGGCGCCACCTGCGTGCCGGACACCCCTGGGTCTTCCGCAAGGCGCTGGAGCACGTGCCCCGCATCCCCGCGGGCTGCGTGGTGGACCTGACGGAGAACGGGAAGTTCGTCGCGCGCGGTTACTACGATCCGCACTCGGCCATCGCCGTGCGGGTGTTGACGCGCGACCCACGCCAGCCGGTGGACGCGGCCTTCATCACGCAGCGGGTGGTGCGCGCGCTCACCGCGCGCCGAGAACTCATCGACCTCACGGACACGGACAGCTACCGGCTGATCCACGGCGAGGGAGACGGGCTGCCGGGCGTCGTGGTGGACCTGTATGCGGGCTGGGCGGTGATGAAGCTCTACTCCGCGGGCCTCACGCCCTACCGGCCGCTCATCGTCGAGGCGCTCAAGGCGGGCGTGCCCGGCCTCAAGGGCGTGCTCGGCCGCGACGAGGTGGGGCGCGACGACGTGGACGAGGACGACGGCCGGGGCTCGGGGCGCATGCTCTGGGGCACCGATGCGCCGGAGCTCATCCCCATCCGTGAGCGCGGCGTGACGTTCCTGGTGGACGCGTGGCGCGGCCAGAAGACGGGGTTCTTCCTGGATCAGCGCGAGAACCGCCACCTCATCCGCCGGCTGTCGCAGGGCCGTGACGTGCTCAACTGCTTCAGCTTCAGCGGGGGCTTCTCCGTGAACGCCGCGATGGGCGGCGCGCGCAGCGTCTTCTCGGTGGATCAGGATCCGGACGCCATCGCGCTGGCCCGCGAGAACTTCACGCGCAACGGGCTGCCCGCCGAGAAGCACGACTTCCTCGCGGCGGACGTGTTCAAGCTCATCCAGTCGTTCAAGGACGAGGGCCGCACCTTCGACCTCATCGTCCTGGACCCGCCCGCCTTCGCGAAGAGCCAGCGCGCGGTGGAGGCCGCCGTGGACGGCTACGCCTCGCTGAACCGGCAGGCGCTGGCCATCCTGCGCCCGGGTGGACTCCTGGCCACCGCGTCGTGCTCGGCGCGCGTGAGCCCGGACATGTTCATGGGCGCGGTGCGCGAGGCGGGCTTCAAGACCGGCGTGGACCTGGCGCTCGTCGAGGAGCGCTACCAGCCGCCGGATCACCCCGTGCGCTTGCAGTTCCCGGAAGGGAAGTACCTCAAGTTCTACGTGCTCCAGGCCGTCTAG
- a CDS encoding alpha/beta hydrolase — MVQKGQFLERPTLVPVGNEVMDATAHRGTRAPPLLVLPPRPEEGGGMDHLLAAELVWAAAHAGFPTLRFNHRGVGASQGERGTGESLVDDAEAAMRVLLENAGTTALAVASLYGGARVALDLQARHPCVGGVCLVAPLDVDVVALSRLPCPLLVIVGEEDRRMSRAALASAVAESGGLLEVIEDAGPTFHRNLPQVGRAVSGWLGRLAGG, encoded by the coding sequence ATGGTCCAGAAAGGGCAGTTCCTGGAGCGCCCCACGCTCGTGCCGGTGGGCAACGAGGTGATGGACGCCACGGCGCACCGAGGCACGCGCGCGCCGCCGTTGCTGGTGCTGCCGCCGCGCCCGGAAGAGGGCGGAGGGATGGATCATCTCCTCGCCGCGGAGCTGGTCTGGGCCGCGGCCCACGCGGGCTTTCCCACCCTGCGCTTCAACCATCGGGGCGTGGGCGCCAGCCAGGGCGAGCGCGGCACGGGCGAGTCCCTGGTCGATGATGCCGAGGCCGCCATGCGCGTGCTGTTGGAGAACGCCGGCACGACGGCCCTCGCGGTGGCTTCGCTGTATGGCGGGGCCCGGGTTGCGTTGGACCTCCAGGCCCGTCACCCGTGCGTGGGCGGGGTGTGTCTGGTGGCGCCGCTGGATGTGGATGTCGTCGCGCTATCGCGGCTGCCGTGTCCGCTGCTCGTCATCGTGGGGGAAGAGGACCGGCGCATGTCGCGCGCCGCGCTGGCTTCCGCTGTCGCCGAGTCGGGCGGACTCCTAGAGGTGATCGAGGATGCGGGGCCGACGTTCCATCGCAACCTGCCACAGGTGGGGCGCGCGGTTTCCGGCTGGTTGGGTCGTCTCGCGGGCGGGTGA
- a CDS encoding peptidase S8, whose amino-acid sequence MRMVRRTVVPAALALMAAACASPSREPQAPTASGTEPAARAVATEVDPAQVVPGAIVVDFKDGTTKAQFDAWEKEWGVDLEFNSIEGADDGVTLAVGVDDLDAALTRIRQNPAVESAEPLLELHASYTPNDPQYAQQWNLRMIDMPRAWERSRGKGVVVAVIDTGIAYEDYDDFKQVPDLKGAKFVKGYDFVNDDEHANDDHGHGTHVAGTIAQATDNGQGVAGVAFEATLMPVKVLNHFGSGTTADIADAIRFAADHGARVINLSLGGGGYAQVMASAVEYARKKGVTVVAAAGNGGRAHVEFPAAYPGAIAVSAVGPDSTLAPYSSFGKELDIAAPGGDKRQGDAGGIIQNTIDPRDPARSVYASYQGTSMATPHVAAVAAMLYAAGAKSPDEVEEALYAGAKPVGNVAWSEQYGHGVLNAEASLKHFRGDAETAWSPLYWALGLMALVLFSLRGRERPGFLNVLVRPAFFAPLLLATVGVFFARSWFGGASGLGLDAVDMASLPIPDWQRIIFGRGRTVNPLFYSALIPLGLSLPAIAWKGMRPAVGGLALGFAGFLAYAAWTGAPSLAWMPFTFIARPWLVFHTVLCLVIGRAMLKREEA is encoded by the coding sequence ATGCGGATGGTGCGAAGGACCGTGGTTCCCGCGGCGCTGGCTTTGATGGCCGCGGCGTGTGCGTCCCCCTCGCGTGAGCCGCAGGCGCCCACCGCGTCCGGCACCGAGCCGGCGGCCCGCGCTGTCGCCACCGAGGTGGACCCCGCCCAGGTGGTTCCCGGCGCCATCGTGGTGGACTTCAAGGATGGCACCACCAAGGCGCAGTTCGACGCCTGGGAGAAGGAGTGGGGCGTCGACCTGGAGTTCAACTCCATCGAGGGCGCCGACGACGGCGTCACCCTGGCGGTGGGCGTGGACGACCTGGACGCGGCGCTCACGCGGATCCGTCAGAACCCGGCGGTCGAGTCCGCCGAGCCGCTGCTGGAGCTCCACGCCAGCTACACCCCGAATGATCCGCAGTACGCGCAGCAGTGGAACCTGCGGATGATCGACATGCCGCGGGCCTGGGAGCGCTCGCGGGGCAAGGGCGTGGTGGTGGCCGTCATCGACACGGGCATCGCCTACGAGGACTACGACGACTTCAAGCAGGTGCCGGACCTGAAGGGCGCGAAGTTCGTGAAGGGCTACGACTTCGTCAACGACGACGAGCACGCCAACGACGACCACGGCCACGGCACGCACGTGGCGGGCACCATCGCCCAGGCCACGGACAACGGGCAGGGCGTGGCGGGCGTGGCCTTCGAGGCGACGCTGATGCCGGTGAAGGTGCTCAACCACTTCGGCAGCGGCACCACGGCGGACATCGCGGATGCCATCCGCTTCGCGGCGGACCACGGCGCGCGGGTCATCAACCTGTCGCTGGGGGGTGGCGGCTACGCGCAGGTCATGGCCAGCGCGGTCGAGTACGCCCGCAAGAAGGGCGTCACGGTGGTGGCCGCCGCGGGCAACGGGGGCCGCGCTCACGTCGAGTTTCCGGCCGCCTATCCCGGTGCCATCGCGGTGTCCGCGGTGGGCCCGGACAGCACGCTGGCCCCGTACTCCTCTTTCGGCAAGGAGCTCGATATCGCCGCGCCGGGCGGGGACAAGCGCCAGGGCGACGCGGGCGGCATCATCCAGAACACCATCGACCCGCGCGACCCCGCGCGCTCCGTCTACGCCTCCTACCAGGGCACGAGCATGGCCACGCCGCACGTGGCCGCCGTCGCCGCGATGCTCTACGCCGCGGGCGCCAAGAGCCCGGACGAGGTCGAGGAGGCGCTCTACGCGGGCGCGAAGCCCGTGGGCAACGTCGCCTGGTCCGAGCAGTACGGCCACGGCGTGCTCAACGCAGAGGCCTCGCTCAAGCACTTCCGAGGCGACGCGGAGACGGCGTGGTCGCCGCTGTACTGGGCCCTGGGGCTGATGGCCCTGGTGCTCTTCTCGCTGCGCGGCCGTGAGCGCCCGGGCTTCCTCAACGTCCTGGTGCGGCCCGCCTTCTTCGCGCCGCTCTTGCTCGCCACGGTGGGCGTGTTCTTCGCGCGCTCGTGGTTCGGCGGGGCCTCGGGGCTGGGCCTGGACGCGGTGGACATGGCCTCGCTGCCCATCCCGGATTGGCAGCGCATCATCTTCGGCCGCGGTCGCACGGTGAACCCGCTGTTCTACAGCGCGCTCATCCCGCTGGGACTCTCGCTGCCAGCCATCGCGTGGAAGGGCATGCGCCCCGCGGTGGGCGGCCTGGCGCTGGGCTTCGCGGGCTTCCTCGCCTACGCGGCGTGGACCGGGGCGCCGTCGCTGGCGTGGATGCCCTTCACGTTCATCGCGCGCCCGTGGCTCGTGTTCCACACGGTGCTGTGCCTCGTCATCGGCCGGGCGATGCTCAAGCGGGAGGAGGCGTGA
- a CDS encoding CPBP family intramembrane metalloprotease, whose translation MVEETPSSAAPLPESPAPLEPLAPALPTVIALALFIVVGGAAQLANAAFGVWFTEVFIFLGLGWVLLRAKGFRPAVYTGLVPLRSAPTLFGFAVGVANFFALVVPIQYAAQQVVPPWMREMFDASHLFDSQSSVEMALILGGVAIGAPLCEEFFFRGILQKGLTPPAPASPMRALVITAVIFSAFHLDPVGFLARVELGLLFGWLYLRTGSLWPGMAAHAANNLVSTVLYLIASRTAAAGQADAETTDPRAVLGLALVGGLGLLALKSVARFTPSVWGRGGDAPLEEARAPGVTPSLSRLLLPWVVASTVSLVGLGVVDKRGVALSLFDIVYPLPKLKKDAAPGLVAERAALKQARAAARRGAIPMEAYEEERRRQAEAYKAKR comes from the coding sequence CTGGTGGAAGAGACCCCTTCAAGCGCCGCACCGCTTCCTGAGTCCCCCGCCCCACTCGAGCCTCTGGCGCCGGCCCTCCCCACCGTCATCGCCCTGGCGCTGTTCATCGTCGTGGGCGGCGCGGCGCAGCTCGCCAACGCGGCGTTCGGGGTGTGGTTCACCGAGGTGTTCATCTTCCTCGGGCTGGGCTGGGTGCTGCTGCGCGCCAAGGGCTTCCGGCCCGCGGTCTACACGGGGCTCGTGCCCCTGCGCTCCGCCCCCACGCTGTTCGGCTTCGCGGTGGGCGTGGCCAACTTCTTCGCGCTCGTGGTGCCCATCCAGTACGCGGCCCAGCAGGTGGTGCCGCCGTGGATGCGGGAGATGTTCGACGCCTCGCACCTGTTCGACAGTCAGTCGAGCGTGGAGATGGCGCTCATCCTGGGCGGCGTGGCCATTGGGGCGCCGCTGTGTGAGGAGTTCTTCTTCCGCGGCATCCTCCAGAAGGGCCTCACCCCGCCTGCCCCGGCCTCGCCCATGCGGGCGCTCGTCATCACGGCCGTCATCTTCAGCGCGTTCCACCTGGACCCCGTGGGCTTCCTGGCGCGCGTGGAGCTGGGCCTGCTGTTCGGGTGGCTCTACCTGCGCACGGGCTCGCTGTGGCCCGGAATGGCCGCCCACGCGGCCAACAACCTGGTGTCCACCGTGCTCTACCTCATCGCCTCGCGCACCGCCGCGGCGGGCCAGGCGGACGCGGAGACGACGGATCCCCGCGCGGTGCTCGGGCTGGCGCTGGTGGGCGGCCTGGGGCTGCTGGCCCTCAAGTCCGTGGCGCGATTCACCCCGTCCGTCTGGGGACGCGGCGGGGACGCGCCGCTCGAGGAGGCACGGGCGCCAGGGGTGACGCCGTCGCTGTCGCGATTGCTGCTGCCCTGGGTGGTGGCCTCGACCGTGTCGCTGGTGGGGCTCGGCGTCGTGGACAAGCGCGGCGTGGCCTTGAGTTTGTTCGACATCGTGTACCCGCTGCCCAAGCTGAAGAAGGACGCGGCGCCGGGGCTGGTGGCGGAGCGCGCGGCACTGAAGCAGGCCCGCGCGGCGGCTCGCCGGGGAGCCATCCCCATGGAGGCCTACGAGGAAGAGCGGCGCCGGCAGGCCGAGGCCTACAAGGCCAAGCGCTGA